The region AATAGTATCTAACGTTTTGTTAGTCTTGTTTTGATACTGGATAGTTTGCGTAATATCTATAGTGTGTTTTTCAGTATTAAAAATAGCAGTAATATCTAAATCATTTTGGCTTAAAGCCGAAATACTAGAAAGCAAAACACATAATAAAATAGAATAATTTAATTTCAATTGACTTTTACAAACTTTAAAGGTTGAACGTTAACATTAGGAAGCGAAATGTAATATATTCCCTCAGATAAATACGAAATATCTACGGTTATAGTTTTATCGCTTACAGAAATAGAAGTCACCATTTGACCTAATGTGTTGTAAATGTTAATGTTGGTTGTAAAAGTTGGTTGTTTATTTAATGTTATGTCTAAGGTTGTACTTACCATATTTGTACCGACAATTTCAAAAGTAGGCTGAACGTATGACACTTCAGGTACGCTTAAAAAATTTTGGTTAGTCTCTATAGTTAATGTAACGGGAAGATGATCGCTAAAATTGTGTAGCGATTCTCTTATGGCTTGAGAAAATAAAGTTCCAGAGCAATCTATACTATTAATCGCGCTATTCCAACAATTAGGATTACTGTTATTTCCAAATACTTGGTAGCTATTTGGTACAAATTGAAGCTCTGCATTATTTTCAAGAGATGTGCTAGTCATTATAAAATCAAAACGGTCGTCAAAACCACCTGTTGTACCTCCTAAACCTGTCGATGTTCTGGTTGATTGAGTAAATACATCCACATAATTAGAATTATTATGCCAGCTTCCCATCCTGTTAGCAGGATCAATAAAAGTAATGTTGTTATTAGTGTCAATAAATTCCTGAAATGCAGGTTCTGAATTTGTATACACGTTAAAGTCACCAGCTAATAAAAAATATTCAGAATTAGAAAACCCATTTAAATAACTAGTTAAATCTTGAGCCATTTGTAACCGCAATTGTTGGTTATTTGTACCACTTGATGCTTTCAAGTGACATACTATGACGTTTAATAGTATTGGATTTGTTATTTGATTAACGGTATTTAATTTTAACACATAATGATTAAAATCTCTAAAAAGGGTACTAACTTCAGTTTGACTTTCTAGAGTAAATTTTGAGCTATCATAGTAAATAAGATTTTGTAAATCGTTTTGATTACCAATACTATCATCACTAGTATTTAAAACAAAATTTGCCATTTGATAGTTAGTGTTGATTGCTTGTTGCATCATAC is a window of Olleya sp. YS DNA encoding:
- a CDS encoding T9SS type A sorting domain-containing protein, which gives rise to MKKKILFIVLLLNFSGVLAQDTFKTMFYNLLNFPLQEPASARLNELETILTDFKPDLFMVCELNNSSGANGILSMMQQAINTNYQMANFVLNTSDDSIGNQNDLQNLIYYDSSKFTLESQTEVSTLFRDFNHYVLKLNTVNQITNPILLNVIVCHLKASSGTNNQQLRLQMAQDLTSYLNGFSNSEYFLLAGDFNVYTNSEPAFQEFIDTNNNITFIDPANRMGSWHNNSNYVDVFTQSTRTSTGLGGTTGGFDDRFDFIMTSTSLENNAELQFVPNSYQVFGNNSNPNCWNSAINSIDCSGTLFSQAIRESLHNFSDHLPVTLTIETNQNFLSVPEVSYVQPTFEIVGTNMVSTTLDITLNKQPTFTTNINIYNTLGQMVTSISVSDKTITVDISYLSEGIYYISLPNVNVQPLKFVKVN